The window TGCCTGCCACAAAGTCTCGATATATTCGTCACGAAAACGCGGGAGAAGCATCACGATCAACGGTGCCACCATCACCCCGATGCTAAAGCCCTTGGCAAAATCGGGCCAGTCCAACGCGAAGGCAAGGCAAGTGCACACCGTGGCGAGCCCTCCGATGTGGGCCATGGTCAGATAGATCATGGTTCGTTTCTCGCTCGTCATCGCAGTTCCTTTTTGTCAGGTATGCCTGACTTTATGTCGTGATTCGCTGACTATGTCAACATAACCTGACTTTATGTCGTGAAGGCGCGACTTCGGATTGTGATTGGCGGCTCTACAAAAGCTGCGGCATTGACGCTGTGGGGGTGTTCGGCCATTGCGAGCCGCCATGAATGCAGCACCCTCTTTTGCACCCGCCGGGGGCATGCCCGCCCGCGATCCGGCGCGCTCGTTTCAGGACATGATCCTGACGCTTCACGACTTCTGGAGCGCGCATGCCGGCTGCGTCATTCTCCAGCCCTATGACATGCGGATGGGCGCAGGCACCTTCCACACTGCAACCACGCTGCGCGCGCTTGGGCCGGAGCCCTGGAATGCTGCTTTCGTCCAGCCCTGCCGCCGTCCGACCGACGGACGCTACGGCGAGAACCCGAACCGGCTGCAACACTACTACCAATACCAAATAATCCTGAAGCCGAGCCCTTCGGATATTCAGGAGCTCTACCTCAAAAGTCTCGCCGCGATCGGCATCGACCCGCTGGCGCACGATATCCGCTTCGTCGAGGATGACTGGGAATCGCCGACGCTGGGCGCGTGGGGGCTGGGCTGGGAAGTCTGGTGCGACGGGATGGAAGTCACCCAGTTCACCTATTTCCAGCAGATGGGCGGCTTCGATTGCAAGCCTGTCGCAGGCGAGCTTACCTACGGGCTCGAACGATTGGCGATGTATATCCAGGGCGTCGACAACGTCTACGATCTGGCTTTCAACACGTCGGGCGTGACCTATGGCGACGTGTTCCTCGAAAACGAGCGGCAGATGTCGAAGTGGAACTTCGAGGTCGCCGACACCGACGCCTTGTTCGACCTCTTCGCCAAGGCCGAGGCGGAATGCCGCAACGCGCTGTCCGCGGACGTGCCGATCGCCGCTTATGAACAGGCGGTCGAAGCCAGCCACGTGTTCAACCTGCTGCAGGCGCGCGGCGTGATTTCGGTGCAGGAGCGTGCCAGCTACATGGGCCGCGTGCGCGACCTCGCGCGTGCATCGTGCGAAGCCTATGCAAAGAAGATGACCCCGCAATGGGAAGCGAAATACCCCGGATGGAGCCTCGTCTGATGGCCAACTTCCTGCTCGAACTGCGCTGCGAGGAAATCCCTGCCCGGATGCAGGCGGGCGCGCGCGCCGAACTGGAAAAGCTGTTCCGGCGCGAGCTTGACGCTGCCGGGGTCAAGGTGGGTGAGCTCACCATCTGGTCGACCCCGCGCCGTCTGGCGCTGATCGCACGCGGATTGCCGCTCGCGACCGAAGCGGTCAGCGAAGAAGCCAAGGGTCCGCCCGAAGGCGCGCCCGATGCCGCGATCGACGGGTTCTGCAAGAAAGCCGGCGTGACCCGCGAACAGCTCGAATTGCGCGATGTGAAGGGCCGGATGACCTATTTCGCGGTGATCGCGCAACCGGGCCGGGCGATGACCGATGTGCTTGCTGCGGCGATCCCGGCGATCATTCGCGATTTTTCGTGGCCCAAATCGATGCGCTGGGGCGCGGCGTCGATCACCACCGATGCGCTGCGCTGGGTGCGGCCGCTGTCGGGTATCGTTGCCCTGCTCGATGGTGCGGTGATCGACGTTGAGGTCGGCGGCATCCGGTCGGGTGCGACCACCCGCGGCCACCGCTTCCACCACGATGGCGACATCACGATCGCTTCGACCGGGAACTATGCCGAAAAGCTGCGCGCGGCGCATGTCATCGTCGACCACGAAGAGCGCGCCGCGATCATTCGCGAAGGCGCGGCGAAGGCTGCGGCCGACGCTGGCCTTACGCTGGTGGCGGATGAAGGGCTGGTGATCGAAAACGCCGGGCTGACCGAATGGCCGGTGCCGCTGCTCGGAAGGTTCGACGAGGACTTTCTCGACGTGCCCCCCGAAGTAATCCAGCTCACCGCGCGGGTGAACCAGAAGTATTTTGTCTGCGAGGATGCTGACGGCAAGCTCGCCAATGCCTTCGTCTGCACCGCGAACATCGATCCCAGCGACGCGAGCGTGGTGGTCGACGGCAATCGCAAGGTCCTCGCCGCGCGGCTTTCGGATGCGCGGTTCTTCTGGGAGCAGGACCAGAAGACCCCGCTGGCCCAGCACGCGCACAAGCTGGCGCGGATCACCTTCCACGAAAAGCTCGGCACGGTTGCGGACAAGGTCGAGCGCGTTGCCAGCCTCGCGCGCTGGCTGTGCGAGCAAGGGATCGTCGCTGGCGACCCGGCGCTGGCCGAACAGGCGGCGCGGCTGGCCAAGGCCGATCTCGTCACCGAGATGGTCGGCGAATTCCCCGAGTTGCAAGGGCTTATGGGCGGCTATTACGCTGCTCGCGAAGGTCTGCCGCAGGAGGTTTCGGACGCGATCCGCGATCACTACAAGCCGGTCGGGCAGGGCGACGACGTGCCCACCGCGCCGGTTACTGTGGCAGTCTCTCTGGCAGATAAGCTGGACACGTTGCGCAGTTTCTTCGCCATCGACGAGAAACCCACCGGATCGAAAGACCCGTTCGCGCTTCGCCGGGCGGCACTTGCCGTTATCCGGTTGATTGCAGAAAATGACCTGAGGCTCGGCGTCGCGGAGGGCGATCTGCTCGACTTCTTCGCGGACCGCCTCAAGGTTCAGCAGCGCGAGGCAGGCGTTCGCCACGATCTGATCGATGCGGTCTTCGCGCTCGGCGGCGAGGATGATCTTGTCCGCCTGCTCGCCCGCGTCCATGCGCTGCAGGCTTTCGTCACCACCGAGGACGGTGCGAACCTACTCGCCGGCTACAAGCGCGCGGCCAACATCCTCAAGAAGGAAGACTGGCACGGAATCGAAGGCGAAATCGCCGCCACCGGCGAGGAAGATCCGCTTGCGGGGGTCGACGACCCCGATCTTGCGCCGGTGATCGCGGCCAAGATGGCCGATCGCCACGCGGCCGCATCGACGCTTTCCTACACGCCCGAACCGGCCGAAAAGGCGCTGATCGACGCGCTCGATACTGCCGCTCCGCGCGCCGCCGCGGCGGTGGATAGCGAGCGGTTCGCCGATGCCATGGCCGCGCTTGCCACCTTGCGCGCGGCGGTGGACAGGTTCTTTGAAGAGGTGACCGTGAATGATGCCGACGCCGGCAAGCGCGCCGCAAGGCTTGCGCTGCTCGCGCGGTTCCGCGACGCTGTTCACCGCGTGGCCGATTTCAGCCGGATCGAGGGGTAAGGGTTTTTCGATCTTAGGACTGTGTCTCATGTGTCGCATGGTTCATGCTTGCGGCGCGCTAGCTTAACAGGATGATGTGACGTGCAGACAGTCTATCCCTTTGGCGGCAGCGCCGCACATTCCGATCCCCGCCAGAAGGACAAGACGATCGTCGGGGGCAAGGGGGCGAACCTTGCCGAAATGGCCAGCATCGGGCTGCCGGTGCCCCCGGGCTTCACGATCACGACCGAAGAATGCGTTGCCTATTTGAATGATGGCGGTGATTTTTCCGAAAGCCTGAAAGCTGCGGCACTGGATGCGCTCAGCCATGTCGAGCGGACGGTCGGCAAGCGGTTCGGCGATCCGGGCGATCCGCTGCTGGTATCGGTGCGGTCGGGCGCGCGGGTATCGATGCCCGGGATGATGGACACCGTGCTCAACCTCGGCCTCAACGACGATACCGTTACGGGTCTGGCGCAGTCTTCGGGCGATGCGCGGTTTGCCTGGGACAGCTATCGCCGGTTCATCCAGATGTATTCGGACGTGGTGCTGGGGATCGACCACGGCCTGTTCGAAGAAGCGCTCGAAATCGTGAAGGAAGACAACGGTTTCTATAACGATACCGAGATGTCGTCCGAACATTGGCAGGCCTTGGTGGGCCAATACAAGGGGATCGTCGAACAGGAACTTGGGCGGCCCTTTCCCCAAGATGTCAACGCGCAGCTGTGGGGCGCGATCCGCGCTGTGTTCGACAGCTGGGACAGCGACCGCGCGAAGGTCTACCGCCGGCTGAACGACATTCCGTCCGACTGGGGCACCGCGGTCAATGTGCAAGCGATGGTGTTCGGCAATATGGGCGAAACCAGCGCCACGGGCGTCGCCTTCACCCGCGACCCGGCGACCGGCGCGCGCGCCTATTACGGCGAATACCTGATCAACGCACAGGGCGAGGATGTCGTCGCCGGCATCCGCACGCCGCAATACCTCACCATCGCCGCGCGCGAGGCTGCGGGTGCCAAGCCGCTTTCGATGGAAGAGGCACTGCCCGAAGCCTACGCCGAATTGGCGCGCGTCTTCGACCTGCTGGAACTTCATTACAAGGACATGCAGGATATTGAATTCACGGTAGAACGCGGAAAGCTGTGGATGCTGCAAACGCGTTCGGGCAAGCGTACCGCGAAAGCCGCGCTCAAGATGGCGGTCGACATGGTGGCCGAAGGGCTGATCGACGAACGCGAAGCCGTGCGCCGTGTCGATCCGATGGCGCTCGACCAGTTGCTGCACCCCACGCTCGACCCCGAGGCCGAGCGCAATGTGCTCACCACCGGGCTTCCCGCCTCTCCGGGGGCAGCAGCGGGCAAGATCGTGCTCGATGCCGATACTGCCGAACAATGGGCGGGGCGGGGTGAAAAGGTGATCCTTGTGCGGGTGGAGACATCGCCTGAGGACATTCACGGGATGCACGCGGCACAGGGCATCCTCACCGCGCGCGGCGGGATGACGAGCCACGCCGCCGTGGTCGCGCGCGGCATGGGCCGCCCTTGTGTTTCCGGCGCGGGTCAGGTGTCGATCGACCGCGCGACGCGAACCCTTCGGATCGGCGCGACCGAACTCAAGGAAGGCGACGCGATCACGCTCGACGGGGCGACCGGGCAAGTCATGCTCGGCATCGTGCCCACGGTCGAACCCGAGCTTGCGGGCGATTTTGGCGCGCTGATGGTATGGGCGGACAAACTGCGCCGGATGAAGGTGCGCACTAACGCTGAAACGCCGGACGATTGCCGCATGGCGCGCCAGTTCGGCGCCGAGGGTATCGGCCTTTGCCGCACTGAACACATGTTCTTCGAGGCCTCGCGTATCTCTCTGGTGCGGCAGATGATCCTTGCAGAAGACGAGGCCGGTCGGCGGCGGGCGCTGGAACAATTGCTGCCCGAACAGCGGGCCGATTTTACCGCGATCTTCGAAGTGATGGCGGGGCTTCCCTGCACGATCCGCCTGCTCGATCCGCCGCTGCACGAATTCCTTCCGCATGCGGACGAGGAGTTTGCCGAACTGGCGGACGCCACCGGGTTGGGGGTCGATCATCTGAAACGCCGCGCGGCCGAGTTGCACGAATTCAATCCGATGCTCGGACACCGCGGTTGCCGCCTGGGGATCACGTTCCCCGAAATCTACGCGATGCAGGCGCGGGCGATCTTCGAAGCAGTGTGTGCGGTAAAGATCGCCAGCGGCGAGGCGCCGTTGCCCGAAATCATGATCCCGCTGGTCGCCACCAAACGCGAACTGGCACTGCTGAAGGCGGTGGTCGACAAGGAAGCCGAAGCCGTGTTCGCGCAGACCGGCACGCGCGTCGATTATCTGGTCGGCACGATGATCGAACTGCCC is drawn from Erythrobacter neustonensis and contains these coding sequences:
- a CDS encoding glycine--tRNA ligase subunit alpha, producing MNAAPSFAPAGGMPARDPARSFQDMILTLHDFWSAHAGCVILQPYDMRMGAGTFHTATTLRALGPEPWNAAFVQPCRRPTDGRYGENPNRLQHYYQYQIILKPSPSDIQELYLKSLAAIGIDPLAHDIRFVEDDWESPTLGAWGLGWEVWCDGMEVTQFTYFQQMGGFDCKPVAGELTYGLERLAMYIQGVDNVYDLAFNTSGVTYGDVFLENERQMSKWNFEVADTDALFDLFAKAEAECRNALSADVPIAAYEQAVEASHVFNLLQARGVISVQERASYMGRVRDLARASCEAYAKKMTPQWEAKYPGWSLV
- the glyS gene encoding glycine--tRNA ligase subunit beta gives rise to the protein MANFLLELRCEEIPARMQAGARAELEKLFRRELDAAGVKVGELTIWSTPRRLALIARGLPLATEAVSEEAKGPPEGAPDAAIDGFCKKAGVTREQLELRDVKGRMTYFAVIAQPGRAMTDVLAAAIPAIIRDFSWPKSMRWGAASITTDALRWVRPLSGIVALLDGAVIDVEVGGIRSGATTRGHRFHHDGDITIASTGNYAEKLRAAHVIVDHEERAAIIREGAAKAAADAGLTLVADEGLVIENAGLTEWPVPLLGRFDEDFLDVPPEVIQLTARVNQKYFVCEDADGKLANAFVCTANIDPSDASVVVDGNRKVLAARLSDARFFWEQDQKTPLAQHAHKLARITFHEKLGTVADKVERVASLARWLCEQGIVAGDPALAEQAARLAKADLVTEMVGEFPELQGLMGGYYAAREGLPQEVSDAIRDHYKPVGQGDDVPTAPVTVAVSLADKLDTLRSFFAIDEKPTGSKDPFALRRAALAVIRLIAENDLRLGVAEGDLLDFFADRLKVQQREAGVRHDLIDAVFALGGEDDLVRLLARVHALQAFVTTEDGANLLAGYKRAANILKKEDWHGIEGEIAATGEEDPLAGVDDPDLAPVIAAKMADRHAAASTLSYTPEPAEKALIDALDTAAPRAAAAVDSERFADAMAALATLRAAVDRFFEEVTVNDADAGKRAARLALLARFRDAVHRVADFSRIEG
- the ppdK gene encoding pyruvate, phosphate dikinase, translating into MQTVYPFGGSAAHSDPRQKDKTIVGGKGANLAEMASIGLPVPPGFTITTEECVAYLNDGGDFSESLKAAALDALSHVERTVGKRFGDPGDPLLVSVRSGARVSMPGMMDTVLNLGLNDDTVTGLAQSSGDARFAWDSYRRFIQMYSDVVLGIDHGLFEEALEIVKEDNGFYNDTEMSSEHWQALVGQYKGIVEQELGRPFPQDVNAQLWGAIRAVFDSWDSDRAKVYRRLNDIPSDWGTAVNVQAMVFGNMGETSATGVAFTRDPATGARAYYGEYLINAQGEDVVAGIRTPQYLTIAAREAAGAKPLSMEEALPEAYAELARVFDLLELHYKDMQDIEFTVERGKLWMLQTRSGKRTAKAALKMAVDMVAEGLIDEREAVRRVDPMALDQLLHPTLDPEAERNVLTTGLPASPGAAAGKIVLDADTAEQWAGRGEKVILVRVETSPEDIHGMHAAQGILTARGGMTSHAAVVARGMGRPCVSGAGQVSIDRATRTLRIGATELKEGDAITLDGATGQVMLGIVPTVEPELAGDFGALMVWADKLRRMKVRTNAETPDDCRMARQFGAEGIGLCRTEHMFFEASRISLVRQMILAEDEAGRRRALEQLLPEQRADFTAIFEVMAGLPCTIRLLDPPLHEFLPHADEEFAELADATGLGVDHLKRRAAELHEFNPMLGHRGCRLGITFPEIYAMQARAIFEAVCAVKIASGEAPLPEIMIPLVATKRELALLKAVVDKEAEAVFAQTGTRVDYLVGTMIELPRAALMAGEIAEEAAFFSFGTNDLTQTTLGVSRDDAARFLSVYVDKGIFPRDPFVSLDIEGVGQLVELAAERGRATRGNIKLGICGEHGGDPASIAFCEKVGLDYVSASPYRVPIARLAAAQAALKQG